Proteins from one Hydrogenivirga caldilitoris genomic window:
- a CDS encoding LL-diaminopimelate aminotransferase — MAFELAQRLKVLPPYLFAELDRRKQEKLAQGVDVIDLGVGDPDLPTPEPIVEALCRAAKKPENHRYPSYVGMKAYREAVAQWYKRRFDINLDPNREVTALIGSKEGIAHFPLAFVQEGDVVLCPDPAYPVYKIGTIFAGGKPYTMPLKEENDFLPDIGSIPQEIVDKAKIIWVNYPNNPTSADATEDFYRDLVRWAKKHNIIVASDNAYSEIYMGDRRPISILQIEGAKEVAIEFHSLSKTYNMTGWRIGMAVGNEELVKALGKVKTNVDSGQFNAVQEAGITALSLPEDELDKLRAVYRERREVMTAALKSLGLEPLESDVTFYVWTKVPKGYTSAEFVGRLIDEAGIVCTPGNGFGEAGEGFFRISLTVPTERLVEAAKRIENLKL, encoded by the coding sequence ATGGCTTTTGAGCTCGCCCAGAGATTGAAGGTTCTGCCCCCATACCTGTTCGCAGAGCTTGACAGAAGGAAGCAGGAAAAACTCGCCCAGGGTGTTGACGTGATAGACCTCGGAGTGGGAGACCCAGATCTCCCCACACCAGAGCCCATAGTGGAAGCCCTCTGCAGAGCTGCTAAGAAACCTGAAAATCATAGATACCCTTCCTACGTTGGCATGAAAGCTTACAGAGAAGCTGTTGCTCAGTGGTACAAGAGAAGATTTGACATAAATCTTGACCCTAACAGGGAAGTGACAGCACTCATAGGTTCAAAGGAGGGGATAGCACACTTTCCCCTTGCCTTCGTCCAGGAAGGGGATGTAGTCCTATGTCCAGACCCAGCCTATCCCGTTTACAAGATAGGAACCATATTTGCCGGAGGAAAACCCTATACCATGCCCCTTAAAGAGGAAAATGATTTCCTGCCAGACATAGGCTCAATACCCCAAGAGATAGTAGATAAGGCAAAGATAATCTGGGTTAATTATCCCAACAACCCTACCTCAGCAGATGCAACGGAAGACTTCTACAGAGACCTTGTTAGGTGGGCTAAAAAGCACAACATAATAGTTGCCTCTGATAACGCTTATTCAGAGATATACATGGGAGACAGAAGACCAATATCCATACTCCAGATAGAAGGGGCAAAGGAAGTCGCTATAGAGTTCCACTCACTTTCCAAAACCTACAACATGACAGGGTGGAGGATAGGTATGGCCGTTGGAAACGAAGAGCTTGTAAAGGCTCTGGGTAAAGTGAAGACGAACGTGGATTCTGGTCAGTTCAACGCAGTTCAGGAGGCTGGCATTACAGCCTTGAGTTTACCCGAAGACGAACTTGACAAGTTAAGGGCTGTGTACAGGGAAAGAAGAGAAGTGATGACTGCAGCCCTTAAAAGTCTCGGTCTTGAACCCTTAGAGTCTGACGTTACCTTCTACGTATGGACTAAAGTCCCCAAAGGGTACACCTCCGCTGAGTTTGTAGGAAGATTGATAGATGAAGCTGGTATAGTTTGTACACCCGGTAACGGCTTTGGAGAGGCAGGAGAAGGATTCTTCAGGATATCACTTACTGTTCCGACAGAAAGACTTGTTGAAGCGGCTAAGAGGATAGAAAATTTAAAGTTATGA
- a CDS encoding HDIG domain-containing metalloprotein: MDIELVAKGKHTLHGLNFYLSYFDDVAKVLPREDYCFIVGGWVRDRILGEPVGENIDVDFLVTCDPVRVAQEFANRTGGHFFVFEKKGILIKRPVVASVVIHLPPYRYRFDFSQVKGKDLEKALEEDLRERDFTANAIAVNLDDVLSIGAKQTIVFDPTEGIKDLENGLLRPISEENLKRDPVRILRGFRLSIEKELELTEDFYTFVDKNKSLILKAPAERITHELFKIVKHPKGSKVIRRLYEVGLLEIVIPEFSKLKRVKDQGEHHLYPLDEHTLRILEEVERVTEERTKYLSVELLGDFGCRRFLGEFTDVELLKWGALLHDIGKPDTFEIKEGKVTFYNHDKVGEEIVKKIGGKLKWGEQATRFIGKLVRYHLRPFYLRESFLKGELKRRGMANFWKECGDIAPHLFLLSIADAFASGDSQEDIKALLETISELESFKRNELKEIRIEPLLNGREIMAILNISQGKMVGELKKRLEEAQIEGKVRTREEAIEFIKGAYQDILTAGGSHG; encoded by the coding sequence ATGGATATTGAGTTGGTTGCAAAAGGTAAACACACCCTTCACGGATTGAACTTTTACCTATCCTACTTTGACGACGTAGCGAAAGTCTTACCGAGAGAGGATTACTGCTTTATTGTGGGAGGATGGGTAAGGGACAGGATATTAGGAGAACCTGTGGGAGAAAATATAGACGTTGACTTTCTGGTTACCTGTGACCCTGTTAGGGTTGCTCAAGAGTTTGCAAACAGGACTGGAGGGCACTTCTTCGTATTTGAGAAGAAGGGAATACTTATAAAGAGACCCGTAGTTGCCTCCGTGGTCATACACCTGCCTCCTTATAGGTACAGGTTTGACTTTTCACAGGTGAAGGGTAAAGACCTGGAGAAAGCCCTGGAAGAAGATTTGAGGGAAAGAGACTTCACAGCAAACGCCATAGCGGTCAACCTTGATGACGTACTCAGTATAGGAGCAAAACAGACCATAGTCTTTGACCCAACAGAGGGTATAAAGGACTTAGAGAACGGACTGCTGAGACCCATCTCCGAGGAGAACCTGAAGAGAGACCCAGTGAGGATACTGAGAGGTTTCAGGCTTTCCATAGAGAAAGAGCTTGAGCTAACAGAAGACTTTTATACATTCGTTGACAAGAACAAGAGTCTTATCCTCAAGGCTCCTGCAGAGAGAATAACCCACGAACTCTTCAAAATTGTGAAGCATCCAAAGGGCTCAAAGGTTATAAGGAGGCTGTACGAGGTGGGACTCCTTGAAATCGTTATACCAGAGTTTTCCAAGTTAAAGAGGGTAAAGGACCAGGGAGAGCATCACCTATATCCCCTTGATGAGCATACTTTAAGGATTCTTGAGGAGGTTGAGAGGGTTACAGAGGAGAGGACAAAGTACCTGAGCGTTGAGCTTCTGGGAGATTTCGGATGCCGAAGGTTTCTGGGGGAGTTCACAGACGTTGAGCTACTCAAGTGGGGTGCTCTCTTACACGACATAGGCAAACCTGACACCTTTGAAATAAAGGAGGGAAAGGTAACCTTTTACAACCACGACAAGGTAGGCGAGGAGATAGTCAAAAAAATAGGTGGGAAACTAAAATGGGGTGAGCAAGCTACCAGGTTCATAGGGAAGCTTGTGAGGTATCACCTGAGACCCTTTTACCTGAGGGAGTCCTTCCTGAAAGGAGAGCTAAAAAGAAGGGGTATGGCAAACTTCTGGAAGGAGTGTGGCGACATAGCTCCACACCTTTTCCTGCTTTCCATTGCAGACGCCTTTGCCAGCGGAGATAGCCAGGAGGACATCAAAGCCCTCCTTGAAACTATAAGTGAGCTTGAAAGCTTTAAAAGAAACGAGCTAAAGGAAATAAGGATAGAGCCTCTGCTGAACGGACGGGAAATAATGGCTATACTGAACATATCTCAGGGGAAGATGGTGGGTGAGCTCAAGAAGAGGCTTGAGGAAGCTCAAATTGAAGGTAAAGTAAGAACCCGAGAGGAGGCTATAGAGTTCATAAAGGGTGCCTATCAGGATATACTTACCGCAGGAGGTAGTCATGGCTGA
- the glp gene encoding molybdopterin molybdotransferase MoeA — protein MAELTPLEDALRTVLENVKPLDTEKVFIYDALGRFLARDITSDTDKPLFNNSAMDGFAVRYEDIKEASEEKPAQLKLVGEFAAGTGENLKVGEGMAVKIFTGAPIPEGADTVVPVEYTETKNGVVYIKRAFKKGANIRLKGEDVREGEVILRKGQEIRGYEVGMLAFVNRAVIEVYRRPQVAVLSTGDELLELGEPQSRASQIRSSNHHMVYSLIESAGGVPHQLGIAPDKPEELLKVLKTCHRYDIFITTGGVSMGEKDYVQYLVREVGVDVKFHKLRIKPAKPVLFGTYGENKLFFGLPGNPVSCAVAFDLLVYPAIRTMLGAKEVFKKKLKAVLTKDFSRRDASRREFARAKVWFEGERALCEPHPKQQSHMLTSLVESNAYMIVPEDVKEIKNGEPVEVVLL, from the coding sequence ATGGCTGAACTCACACCCCTTGAGGACGCCTTAAGAACAGTTCTTGAGAATGTGAAACCGCTGGACACGGAGAAGGTGTTCATATACGACGCCCTTGGACGCTTTTTAGCCAGAGATATAACCTCAGACACTGACAAACCCCTATTTAATAATTCAGCCATGGACGGCTTCGCCGTGAGGTATGAGGATATAAAGGAAGCCTCTGAAGAGAAACCTGCACAGCTGAAACTTGTGGGAGAGTTCGCTGCAGGCACAGGAGAGAACCTTAAAGTCGGTGAGGGGATGGCAGTAAAGATATTCACTGGAGCTCCTATCCCTGAAGGGGCTGACACCGTTGTTCCGGTAGAGTATACGGAAACAAAAAACGGGGTGGTTTACATAAAGAGAGCCTTTAAGAAGGGAGCCAACATAAGGCTCAAAGGGGAGGACGTAAGAGAAGGAGAAGTGATACTCCGCAAGGGACAGGAGATAAGGGGATATGAGGTGGGCATGCTCGCCTTTGTTAACAGAGCCGTGATTGAAGTTTACAGGAGACCACAGGTAGCCGTGCTATCAACGGGGGACGAACTCCTGGAGCTCGGCGAGCCTCAAAGTAGAGCCTCTCAGATAAGAAGCTCAAACCATCACATGGTCTACTCTCTCATAGAGAGCGCAGGAGGTGTCCCTCATCAACTTGGTATAGCTCCCGATAAACCAGAGGAACTACTGAAGGTTCTCAAGACCTGCCACAGATACGACATATTCATAACCACAGGCGGTGTCTCAATGGGGGAAAAGGACTACGTCCAGTACCTTGTCAGGGAAGTTGGGGTTGATGTTAAGTTTCATAAACTCAGGATAAAACCCGCCAAGCCGGTTCTCTTTGGGACCTACGGAGAGAACAAGCTGTTTTTTGGTCTTCCCGGAAATCCTGTCTCCTGTGCGGTAGCCTTTGACCTGCTCGTTTACCCAGCCATAAGAACGATGCTGGGTGCAAAGGAAGTCTTCAAGAAAAAGCTCAAGGCTGTTTTGACTAAGGACTTCTCCCGCAGGGATGCAAGCAGGAGAGAATTTGCAAGGGCAAAGGTATGGTTTGAAGGAGAGAGAGCCCTCTGTGAGCCTCATCCAAAGCAGCAGTCCCACATGCTGACCTCATTGGTTGAGTCAAACGCATACATGATTGTGCCTGAGGATGTAAAGGAGATAAAGAACGGTGAACCCGTAGAGGTAGTCCTGCTTTAA
- the fliS gene encoding flagellar export chaperone FliS, with protein sequence MNPAEIYLKNMVENANPIRLVIMLYDKAISCIEDAIDAIRSGLGETENVKRKAENLTKTMDILIVLRASLDSERGQEIAKNLDEIYEILINEIVSANMRNDISTLEKIKGILEELREAWEEAEKKVYGKEEVTARANE encoded by the coding sequence ATGAATCCTGCGGAGATTTATCTGAAAAATATGGTTGAGAATGCAAACCCAATAAGACTTGTAATAATGTTGTACGACAAGGCTATCTCTTGTATAGAGGACGCTATAGATGCTATAAGGAGCGGTCTTGGGGAGACTGAGAACGTTAAGAGAAAGGCTGAGAACCTGACAAAGACTATGGACATACTGATAGTTCTGAGGGCTTCCCTGGACTCCGAAAGGGGGCAGGAGATAGCTAAAAACCTTGACGAAATTTATGAGATTCTTATTAATGAAATTGTGAGCGCAAACATGAGGAATGATATAAGCACCCTTGAGAAGATAAAGGGGATACTTGAAGAGCTTAGGGAAGCTTGGGAAGAGGCAGAGAAAAAGGTTTACGGAAAGGAGGAGGTCACGGCGAGGGCGAATGAATGA
- a CDS encoding acetoin utilization protein AcuC: MKKAKLVGSLRYKNLRYTNNHPLRIPRVSLLIEFLKALNLLEEECMVESREATIEELLLFHDREYIETLIEADRCQCVPEGAREKFNIGNYENPVSPAMFRGSSLATGSSIQAAELFLKGFSAFNPAGGMHHALKSKAHGFCFINDPVITIEFLRKKGIKNVLYIDLDAHHCDGVQEAYYNNNEVFVLSLHQSPEYSFPFVKGSLEERGEGKGKGYNLNVPLPKGVNDTEYLFVLEKILTYVKDLFTPEVYLLQLGTDPLLEDPLSKFELSNVGFLEAFRLVREAFGEGVYLGGGGYHPIALARCWTLIWCEISGREAPRELNALGKEILSSVDWEEFDDDVDRSYMYEYLIDKPREGAIRKEIKELVLKIKELVYS, encoded by the coding sequence ATGAAAAAAGCTAAGCTTGTAGGGAGTCTCAGGTATAAAAACCTGCGATACACGAATAACCATCCCCTCCGAATTCCCCGTGTATCCCTACTCATAGAGTTCCTTAAGGCTTTGAACCTTCTGGAAGAAGAATGTATGGTTGAAAGCAGAGAGGCAACCATAGAGGAGCTTCTACTGTTCCACGACAGGGAGTACATAGAAACACTTATTGAGGCGGACAGGTGCCAGTGTGTCCCAGAAGGCGCGAGAGAGAAGTTTAACATAGGAAACTATGAAAACCCAGTTTCCCCAGCCATGTTCAGAGGTTCCTCCTTAGCAACCGGTTCTTCCATTCAGGCTGCAGAACTATTCCTGAAAGGCTTTTCAGCCTTCAACCCCGCCGGAGGAATGCACCATGCTTTAAAGAGTAAGGCTCACGGTTTTTGCTTCATAAACGACCCAGTTATAACCATTGAATTCCTGAGGAAAAAGGGCATTAAAAACGTCCTTTACATAGACCTTGATGCCCACCACTGTGATGGCGTTCAAGAAGCCTACTATAACAACAATGAAGTTTTCGTACTGTCTCTGCACCAATCCCCAGAGTATTCTTTTCCCTTTGTAAAGGGTTCCCTTGAGGAAAGAGGTGAAGGAAAAGGGAAGGGGTATAACCTGAACGTCCCACTCCCAAAGGGAGTCAATGATACCGAGTATCTCTTTGTGCTGGAAAAGATCCTCACCTATGTAAAGGACTTGTTTACCCCAGAGGTTTACCTGTTGCAGCTGGGCACCGATCCTCTCCTTGAAGACCCTCTGTCAAAGTTTGAGCTTTCAAACGTAGGGTTCCTTGAAGCCTTCAGGCTTGTAAGGGAGGCTTTTGGAGAGGGTGTATACCTCGGAGGGGGTGGATATCATCCCATCGCCCTTGCCCGCTGCTGGACCCTGATATGGTGCGAGATATCCGGGAGAGAAGCACCCAGAGAGCTTAATGCCCTGGGCAAGGAGATTCTCAGTTCCGTTGACTGGGAAGAGTTTGACGATGATGTTGACAGGAGCTACATGTACGAGTACCTAATTGATAAGCCAAGAGAGGGAGCGATAAGAAAAGAGATAAAAGAGCTCGTCTTAAAGATTAAGGAGCTGGTCTATTCCTGA
- a CDS encoding cache domain-containing protein has translation MKAEEISLLDISISIPTVPYDIGLKELKGIFEELKIYKYLTVLKENTPIGLVYRDAVDRYSNERLTAGDIAIICTKLRNTSLRKENLTDLFDMLPIDREPVIVVDKRGTYLGVLTYDTLLHYITHHKEYILPIMQRVHSSIGRKEYLCIFGLKNLDKFKEVFDTQKLESVKKMFLEDIKELFEGEITGILEKGEFWILSSNLPQKESIKELFKEFHKEYTLLFGEFQHVHIYGFCLDMSVVDSEEKLYNLQEELRNRTAKIEGSVFIIYGLQPTLILHDPTKQKLITNIKKRILEDFKEVVERVRITPKDTWEHVLYDMFEKYPYFELFYIMSDKGLQITNNIVNPKVDYFVAQGKKGTDRSEKPYFKEAIAGGTFISDVYLSKATDDFCITVSESFTYEGKTYVLAGDINFRQIHKLVKSLKETTV, from the coding sequence ATGAAGGCTGAGGAGATAAGTCTCCTTGATATCAGCATCAGTATACCTACGGTCCCTTATGACATAGGTTTAAAGGAGCTAAAGGGTATATTTGAAGAGCTAAAGATATACAAGTACCTTACCGTTCTGAAAGAGAATACGCCAATAGGACTCGTTTACAGGGATGCGGTTGATAGGTATTCAAACGAGAGGCTTACCGCCGGAGATATAGCCATCATATGTACAAAGCTCAGAAACACTTCACTAAGGAAGGAAAACCTAACCGATTTGTTTGATATGCTTCCTATAGACAGAGAACCGGTGATAGTGGTAGACAAGAGGGGAACATACCTGGGCGTTCTCACTTACGACACCCTTCTTCACTATATAACCCATCACAAGGAATACATACTTCCTATAATGCAGAGGGTTCATTCAAGCATAGGCAGGAAAGAGTACCTATGCATCTTCGGGTTGAAAAACCTTGATAAGTTCAAGGAAGTTTTTGATACCCAAAAGTTAGAGAGCGTGAAGAAGATGTTCCTTGAGGACATAAAGGAGTTATTTGAAGGTGAGATAACGGGTATTCTTGAGAAAGGCGAGTTCTGGATACTTTCCAGCAACCTACCCCAAAAGGAAAGCATAAAAGAGCTGTTTAAGGAGTTCCACAAAGAGTATACCCTCCTCTTTGGAGAGTTCCAGCATGTCCACATTTACGGCTTCTGTCTTGACATGTCAGTTGTTGATTCCGAGGAAAAACTATACAATCTACAGGAAGAGCTCAGAAACAGAACTGCAAAGATTGAGGGTTCTGTGTTCATAATATACGGCTTGCAACCAACACTTATACTTCACGACCCCACAAAACAGAAATTGATAACCAATATAAAGAAGAGGATCCTTGAAGACTTCAAAGAGGTTGTTGAGCGTGTCAGGATAACCCCTAAGGATACGTGGGAGCATGTTCTCTACGATATGTTTGAAAAGTATCCATACTTTGAACTCTTTTACATTATGAGCGACAAGGGACTCCAAATTACCAACAACATAGTAAACCCAAAGGTTGATTACTTTGTAGCACAGGGTAAGAAGGGAACGGATCGGTCTGAGAAACCTTACTTTAAAGAGGCCATCGCTGGGGGCACTTTCATATCCGACGTTTACCTATCAAAGGCTACCGACGACTTCTGTATAACAGTATCCGAGAGCTTCACTTACGAAGGAAAAACCTATGTGCTTGCAGGGGATATAAACTTCCGCCAGATACACAAGCTTGTAAAGAGTCTCAAGGAAACAACAGTATGA